One Triticum dicoccoides isolate Atlit2015 ecotype Zavitan chromosome 5B, WEW_v2.0, whole genome shotgun sequence genomic window carries:
- the LOC119305815 gene encoding uncharacterized protein LOC119305815, giving the protein MFFIAFVQLICFLLHLCSERMRRSGGPPSIGGIGENSTRPANLFGHLLTHAPATIGARTSSRVPPSATFAHLGPFGGGPSRVRFPATGVSPVQSSQLVAPLTGHAMPVQSNNAITPNLLRRNGVSASSAMLPRRNGVSESSDMLARNHHAPSNGINTEVSVQIHPNYYPDSILVNRPSVPRQPPCTCTSRSFSQFLAQPRQEMPIQFRMEHGVPSGPISVASNPLTTLSMLGASGSSRAQIVGLLNSVHPARRGALTQEAGNIFVQQREPIGRNDELMGFGGGLLHGHALLAGTESVQRTVLMGTNVGLYHGHTPLGGPRSVPCRQPTGLFASTTRGGDQATAVATNDPMAWRLARMIRIRETMTRARTDILAAARGRGRQGGANQEMSD; this is encoded by the exons ATGTTTTTTATTGCATTTGTGCAGCTAATATGTTTTTTATTGCATTTGTGCAGCGAAAGGATGAGGCGATCAGGAGGCCCACCCAGCATTGGAGGCATCGGGGAGAACTCGACCCGACCAGCAAATCTGTTTGGCCACCTCCTCACCCATGCTCCGGCTACTATAGGAGCGCGGACAAGTAGCCGAGTCCCTCCAAGTGCAACCTTTGCCCATCTCGGTCCTTTCGGAGGTGGCCCGTCGCGTGTTCGTTTTCCGGCCACGGGTGTCTCGCCCGTCCAGAGCTCCCAGCTTGTCGCCCCCCTCACCGGCCATGCCATGCCTGTGCAAAGCAATAACGCCATAACTCCTAATCTGCTTCGGAGGAACGGTGTTTCAGCGTCTTCGGCTATGCTACCTCGGAGGAATGGTGTTTCCGAGTCTTCGGATATGCTGGCTCGGAACCACCATGCCCCGAGCAACGGCATCAACACCGAAGTGTCGGTGCAGATTCATCCCAACTACTACCCCGACTCCATTTTGGTGAATCGTCCTTCTGTGCCACGTCAACCTCCATGCACTTGCACAAGCCGCTCATTTTCACAGTTTCTGGCACAACCACGACAGGAGATGCCTATACAGTTCCGCATGGAGCATGGTGTCCCTAGTGGCCCCATTTCGGTGGCTTCCAATCCTCTTACCACTTTGTCGATGCTAGGAGCGTCGGGATCAAGTCGAGCACAGATTGTCGGGCTACTCAACAGCGTCCACCCTGCTCGTCGTGGCGCACTTACACAagaagcgggcaacatatttgtgcAGCAGAGAGAGCCGATTGGTCGCAATGATGAGCTAATGGGCTTCGGCGGGGGTCTCCTCCATGGGCATGCGCTTCTTGCGGGCACTGAATCCGTGCAGCGTACGGTGCTGATGGGCACCAACGTCGGTCTCTACCATGGGCATACGCCTCTTGGAGGCCCCAGATCCGTGCCATGCAGACAGCCTACGGGTCTCTTTGCTAGCACGACAAGGGGCGGCGACCAAGCGACCGCGGTAGCGACAAACGATCCCATGGCGTGGCGCCTGGCTAGGATGATAAGAATTAGAGAAACTATGACCAGAGCCCGCACAGACATCCTCGCAG CTGCTCGTG